The following nucleotide sequence is from Vibrio fluvialis.
CCTGAGTTTGCGCTTGACCGTTGCTTGCCGCACCAGATGCCGGGTTGATGACCTGATTGAGCGCCGCGTTTAACGCGCTGTCGAGAGTGACCGCCGCTTTGGTCGCAACGGGCTGGCTCTCGGTGATGGACGGCGCAGATTGCGCGTTAAGTAGCCCCGCTGCCGATTGTCCTGTTGCCGATAGCGCCGCAGAGTTTGCGCTTGGGTTCTGCGCCGCGACGGTATTTGCAGTTTTTACGCCGCTTACGCTGTGGCTCTCGGCGAACCCTTTGACCAACTGAGCCTGCGTTGGGATAGGTTGATTGGCGTTCAGCAGCGCGACCAGCGCGGTCAGTTCGTCTTGTTCATCTTGGTGTTGAGTCGTCAGCTCCGGCTCTGGCTGCTCGTCGCTGAATGACGGCAATGACCGGGCAGGCTGGCCAAGCGTAAAGCTGGCCGCTCTGCTGGCATCCGCGTCGCCAAACGAACGCGCCTGATGAATATCCGGCGCCGCATCCGATTTGCCGCTGGCGGACGATGAACCAGCCTGTGAGGCTTTGCCGGGTGAAGCATAGCTCGCTGCCGAGTAATTAGAGGAAGACGTCATCGCTTGCATGTTAACCCTCCATGGTCATGGCGAGCTGATAGGCAAGGGCGCGCTCTTGCTGCGCGCTGACCTGTGCCATTTCCGATTCCAGCTCAGAGGTCGCGGCTTGCAGCGCTTCCAAAGCAGCCTGATGCGCCGCTTTTGCTTTGGCGATTTGTGGCGCCAGTTGAGTGTCGCGTAGAAACGGCTTGTGGTATTGCAGCAGTTCACGCAGCTCGCTGTCGTAGCGGGCGAGCGCGCTCCAGTCCTGTAATTTTGTCGCGATGGTGATCCGCTGAGAAAGATGGCGGAATCGCTCAGGAGAAACCTTATGCGTATTGACCAAAATTCATCCATCCTTCTTTTATGTTGCCCATGACTGTTTCAACGGTGCTCAGGCGCTCCACATCGTTCTGCACGCTGGCCTGATACAGCTCAACCTGGCAGAAGTCGTACAACTGGTGCAGGTTGGCTGCCAGCTCGCCACCGCTCTCCATATCGAGCGCGCTGTCGAGGCCGATCAGAATGTTCATGCACTTGTTAATGCCCGCGCCTTTTTCTGCTAATCGCCCCACGCTGATGTGGCCGCGAATGCGTTCAATCTCGTTCAGCAGGCCGTCAATGAGCATGACCACCAACTGATGAGGGGTCGCGGCGGCGGCTTGTGCATCTAAATCGACTTGTTGATAAGAGTCGTAGCCCGAGTCCATTAACATAAAACTTCTCCTCGCCAGACTTAGCCGAACATCGACATTGTCTGGTTCATCTTGGTAATTAATTGGTTCATTTGAGTGAACTGTTTCAGGTAGCGGTCATACGCCATGTCGTATTTGCGCTCGAGTGCCGTCTGTTTGTCTTCAATGCGACTGATGTTCTGTTGCAGCGCATCTTTACGTGACTTAAACAGGCCGTTAGAAAATTGCAGGTACGGGTCAAGCAGCGAATCCAGGCTGTCGAGCAGATTGCCATCGCCGTTGAAGAAAGATTCCAGCGCCGCGGTATTGGTGGTCTGCGCTTCTTCAAACTTGTCGGCGTCGATTTTCATCGTGCCGTCGCGGCTGATTTCGATGCCGAGATCGCTCAGGCGCATGCCTTCAAACTCGCCACGGACTAACGTTTTCAGTTGGCTCTCAATTGAGCGAATTGTCGGGTCGCTCGCCAGCACACCGCGTTGAGAATCTTCGCCGCCAATCGAGGTGTAAGAATCGATGGTTTTCATCAGGCTGTTGTAGGCCTCGATGATCTTATTCATCTGCTCTTTGGTGCCTTCCTGATCCGCACCGACGGAAAGGCTCAGTGGCGCTTCGCCACTGGTTTGCGCTTTGGTCACGGTCAGGTCGACGCCGTTGATCACGCCTTCAAAGGTGTTGCTGCTGTTGGTCAGTTGCAGGCCGGTGCCTTGGGCGCCAAGCCAAATCACGGCATCTTGCGGCGCGCTGATCTCGTTGAGGTTGGTAAAGGCATCTTCAAACCAGGTCTGACCGGTGCCGGAGACGGAAACGTTGACCGAGTTGGCCACACCGGTTTCGGTACTCGACAGCATGAAATAGGTTTGGCCGTTCGAGCGCACCAGCGTCGCGTTCACGCCCGGGTTGTTGCTGTCGTTGTTGATGGCCGACACCAGATCCGCCACCGTCGCAATCCCATCACCGTCGCTGTCGAGGGTCGAGAGATCCAACGTCATGGTGGTGCCATTGATGGTGAAATCCATGGTGCCAGTGGTTGGTACTTGCGTGGTGGAATCCAGGTTAGCGGGCATGCTGGCCGACACCTGATGCGCGGTCGCAACTTGTTCAACAAACACCTGATAGCTGCCCGCCAGCGCGTTGGCGTCGGCCGTCGCGGAGAAGTAACCTTCTTGCGATACGGTGGCGCTGTTTTTCACGATGCTGCTGGTGGAACTGTTCATTTCAGTGATCGCCGTGCGGAAAGCGCGCAGTGCGGTTTCCACTTTGCCCAGTGCGGTCAATTGTGACTGGTACTGGGACGATTGCGTGTTCAAACGCTGCTGAAATGGCTGCACATCGTATGTAGCCAGCTGTGTTGCCATGGTGATTGGATCTAATGAACTCATTCGGGCGCTCCCTGTTGCTCAGTCTGCTTACCTTTGCGCTCACACCTGACGTAGCGGTAGCGTGATCGGGTTTGATAAACCTGTCGCTAAGTTCGCAAGATGTGTGCCACTGATTAAATGTATGTAAAACAATATGTTAGTTAATTGATGGGCGAAAAACGGAAGCGGTGTTTCCTCATCGGCAGTTCCGCTTTTCCTCAGAAATCAATTCCTTGGAAATAAGGGTTTCTCAAAGGGGTAATGCGACCATTTGGGCGAGGAAATTAAGTCAGGGAAGGCAAGAAAAAAGGCGCCGGCTATGTTGTCGGAAGGAAGAGGACAGGCGCCACGAAAAAGTAAACGGAAAAAAGCCTCCCGACCAGCGGGAGGCAAATACAAACGTACAGATTGTATGGCGTAAGTGCTTAGCGCAGCAGTGAAATTGCCATGCCAGGAATCTGGTTAGTCTGAGACAGTACTGTTGTACCTGCTTGCATCAGCATCTGGTTCTTCGTCATGTTTGACGATTCAACCGCGAAGTCAGCATCAGTGATACGGCCTTTCGCTGCTGCGGTGTTTTCAGACACGTTAGCCAGGTTGTTGATTGTGTGGTCCAGACGGTTGATGTTCGCACCCAGTGTTGAACGTACGGTGTTGATGGTGTCAAACAGACCGTCAATCACAGTGATTTCAGCGTTTGATGCCGCGTTCGTTGTCAGTGCACCTGTTGTGGTGAAGTCAACTGCCGCTAGGTTAGTTGAGATATCCACAGTCAGAGTTTCTGCTGCTGACGCACCGATTTGGAAGTCCACTGCTGCAGCCAGTTTGCCGCCTTGTAGCAGTTGCTGACCTGCACCGTAAGTGGTTTGCGTCAGGATACGTGTTGCTTCTGCTTCCAGCTCTTGGTATTCAGAATCCAGCGCTGCCAGTTCAGTGGTACCGTTGGTGCCGTTCGCGCCTTGAGTGGCAAGGTCTTTCATGCGGTAAGCGATGTTAGTCAGCTCTTCCAGTGCGCCGTCTGCTGTTTGCAGCATAGAGATAGCGTCCTGAGAGTTACGCATCGCTACTGACATACCGCGAGTTTGTGCTTCCAGTTTGTTCGCGATAGTCAGACCCGCTGCGTCATCCGCTGCAGAGTTGATGCGAAGGCCAGTGCTCAAACGTTCCATCGCAGTAGTCATCAGGTTGTTTGTGCTGTTCAGAGTGTTTTGCGTAACTAGCGATGCGTAGTTAGTGTGCATAGATAAAGCCATCTTAGTCTCCTTGGTTGTCGCTATCTTCAGGCTCTTCGGGATATTCCCTGCTCACTAACTAGAGGCGGATGGTTGCTGGCGAGAATTAATCAGAAATTTAAAAAAATTGAGAAAAGGGCGAAAAAGGGAGGAATAAGGTGAAGTCTATTCCAGAAATCACCCTATTTTGAGGGGCAAGCAAGGCGTTACCAGCTGTCGTTATCCGCTTCATCGAAGGTTTTAAAGGACAACGACGTCGGAATATCGCTGAAGTAACCGAAGTAATAACTCGCGCCGAGCAGTTTGTACTGGTTCAGTTCGGTCTGGCTGGCGACGCGGCCGGCGACCCATTTAAAGCGGTGCTGACGCAAAAAACGCACGATAGGCAGAAAGGCACTGCGATCTTCTTTGTTCTCCAGCGACACCGCGAGCTTGAGCATGTCCGGCTTATAGCGCGCAATCTGCTCAAAGTTTTCTGCCGCGGTGTAGAGTTCAAACCACAGCGCATACGCGTTCTCGCGAACCTGTTCAACCAGTTCATCCAACCCTGGGTGCAGCGGGTTGGCAAAGTTGATCTGCACCGACGGCACCACGTGGGCAAACGCGGCGCGATGAAACTGCAATATCTGGTCGAGAAACAGCGCGCCCGCTGGCCACAGCAACGCATCGGCACGAATCGGCACGACCACGTTGCTGATGAGATCCGGATGAAATGTTTCCATCTGAAAACGCGACTGACGCAGCGCCAGATACAGGCTGTAGAGATCGAGACAGAACGCCATCGGCTCTGACAGCTCAAACTGATACACGCTCTGTTCGCCCTGACTGCCAAAACGCAACGTGAGGTGCTGATATTCCACCTCGCCACTTTGCGCCTCGCGAATCGCCTGACAGGCGTGGCGAATGTCGTTGCGCTGAAATGCGTCAAACACCAGCGCGTCGTCCTCCGTGACGATGTGCTGCTCAATAAGGTCGCGCAGATAATGGTACAGCGCTTGATGAGATGAGAGATTAGCCAAGGTTTCCTACCACGTTGATCTGTTTGTTTTCAGGAATTTCGTTGTACGACAGCACCGCCAGTCCGTGCGAGAAAGTACGCGCGTAGCGGGCAATCAGCGGTCGCAGTTGCGGCATCACCAACAGAATCGGTGCCATGCCTTGCTGTTTCAACTGCTGCTTAATCAGCGGCAGGTTTTGCTGGAACTGGCCGAGAATATTCGGTTCGACCGGGAAGCTGTCCAGCATCACGCTGCCGCTCGCCTGCGCCTGATGCAGCGAGGTCATCAGCATCTGTTCCAGTTCGTCGGACAAGGCATACACCGGAATCTCGTTCTTCTGCCCTGCCAGCAGGTTAATCAGCGTGCGGCGCAAGGCGCAGCGTACATCGGCGGCAAGCAGAATCGGGTCTTTGGTGTTTTCCGACGATTCAAGCATGGTGTTGGCGATGGTGCGGATGTCTTTCAGCGGCACCTGATCGAGCAGCAGCTGACGGTACACTTTGAGCTGCTGCGCCGGGCGCAGCGCTGCGGCCAGCGCTTCCGCCAGTTTCGGCGCTTGCGCAGTCAGGCGCTGATTCATCGCATCGACATCGTCGTGGTTAAACAGCTCCGCCAGATGCGTTTTCATTACTTTGCTGATGTGGGTCGCCACTACGGTGGCATCATCCACCACCTGATAACCCATGTTCAGTGCGCGTGCTTTCTGCGGGTGTTCAATCCACACCGCCGGAAGGTTGTAGGCCGGATCGCTGCCGAGAATGCCGTCGATGTCGCCATAGGTTTCACCCACGGCGATCGCCATCAGGCGGTCGGGTTCGATAAAGCCCTGTTCGACCAGCTCGCCATTGAGCGAAATGGTGTATTGGTTGGGCTTGAGGCTCAGGTTGTCACGAATCGCCACTTCCGGCAGCAAAAAGCCAACCTGCTCGGAGAGGTTACGCCGCACACCGCGAATGCGCTGCGTCAGCGGCGCGCCGTGATCTTTATTGACCAGATGCACCAGACGATAGCCAAGCGCCAGCGACAAGGTCTGCACGTGGGGAATGTCTTCCCAGCTGAGTGGCGCGTCGCCTTCGTTTTGCATCGCCTGCGAAATCGCTTCGACTTCATCGAGCGAGGTGTCGACCACCGGGCTTTTGGCCTGCCGCCAACCGGCAAAGGCCAGCGCCGCCGCAAAGGTGAAAAACGCCAGATGTGGCATGCCCGGCACAATACCCATCACCACCATGATGCCCGCGACGGTAAACAGCGTGGCCGGCGTGGCCAGCAGTTGCTTGTGCATGGTCTGCGACATGTCGTTGTCGCTGTCGTTAATGCGCGTCACGATAATCGCCGCAGCCGTTGCCAGCAGCAAGGATGGGATCTGCGCGACCAGACCATCACCGATGGTCAGCAGTGCGTAGGTTTTAAACGCTTCTGAGGCAGGCAGGCCATGTTCGAATACGCCAATGCTGATCCCGCCGATGATGTTGATGAACAGAATCATCAAACCGGCGACCGCGTCACCGCGCACAAATTTCGACGCACCGTCCATCGAACCGTGGAAGTCCGCTTCATTGGCGACTTCGCGGCGACGATCGCGCGCGGTATCTTGGTCAATCAGGCCGGCGTTGAGGTCGGCGTCAATCGCCATCTGCTTGCCCGGCAGGGCATCGAGCGTAAAGCGCGCCGAGACTTCGGAGATCCGTTCGCCACCTTTGGTGATCACCACGAAGTTGATGATCATCAGGATGATGAACACCACCATACCGACCACGTAGTTGCCGCCGATCACCACTTCACCGAACGCCTGAATCACTTTACCGGCGGCATCACCGCCGTTGTGACCTTCCAAGAGCACGATACGGGTAGATGCAACGTTGAGCGTCAGACGCAGCAACGTTGCGACCAGCAGGATGGTCGGGAAGATGGAGAAATCGAGTGGGCGCTTGGCGGTCGTGCTGACCAGCAGCACCAGAATCGCCAGGACGATGTTAAAGGTAAACAGCGCGTCCAACAGGAGCGGTGGCAGTGGCAGAATGACCATCGCCAGTACCATCAGCAGCACAATCGGAATACCGAGGTATCCCTTGCCGGAGTTTTGCCATTGTTTTAACCGGTTGAGCATGGTTATCAGTCCTTCATTCAATGCAAATCAGTGCTGCAGATGTTTCGGAATCGAAAAGTGTGGCAGTGGCAACGGTTGTTCACCGCTGCCACTGCGAAACGCTTTCAGCTGCAGGACGTAGGTCAGAATATGGGCCACCGCCACATACAGCTGGCTGGGCACAGCCTGCTCGATGGCAGTGGTGTAGTAAATCGAACGCGTGAGCGGCGGCGAGTGGATAATCTCCACCTGGTTGTCACGCGCGAGGCGCTGAATGTGCAGCGCGGTTTCATCCACCCCTTTGGCGACCACAAACGGCGCGTCTGACAGTGCCGGATCGTATTTCAACGCCACGGCGTAGTGGGTCGGGTTGACGATCACCACGTCGGCTTTGGGCACCATTTTGTCGATGCGGCGACGGGCGAACTGCTGCTGAATCTGGCGAATACGCTGTTTGATTTCCGGGCGGCCTTCGTTGTTTTTGTATTCCTCTTTCAGCTCTTGCTTGGTCATTTTGAGCTCTTTGAGGTGTTCCCAGCGCTGGTAAGGAATGTCAATCACACCAAACACCAACAGGGCAAAGCCCATCAGCAGTAAGCCTTCAAACAGGATTTTCATGATCAGGATAAAGCCCTGATTGAGTGGCAGCCCCTGCATGCCCAGCATGGGTTGCAGATGGTTATCGAGATAGCCGTACAGCACGGCGAAAATGACGCTGACTTTGAGCGTTGATTTCACCAGTTCAACCAGCGAGCGGGTGGAGAAAATGCGGCTGATACCGCTGATCGGATTGAGTTTGCTCAGCTTTGGCAGCAGGTTGGCTGGGCGGAACAGCCAGCCACCGAGAATCATGCTGCTGGCGAGAGTCACCACGATGATGACCAGAAACATCGGCATCAACAGCTCAATCACCATACCGAGGCTGTGACCCAACTGTTCAATCATCTGCATCGGATTGTCGAGATCGGCGCGGGTCAGCGACAGGTTATAGCGAAACACGCCCGCGATGGATTGCCAGATGGCGGGCAGCTGGGCGTAGAAGTAGATGGCCACGGCGAGAAAAATCACCGCGGTGGTGAACTCTTTGGCGCGGGGAATCTGGCCTTGCTCGCGCGCCTTTTTGACTTTCTGCGGCGAGGCCTTCTCGGTTTTGTCCTGAGACGAAGCTTGATCGCTCATGCGCCCCCCGCCATAAACTGATGGAGAAAGCGCAGCGTGTCATGCACTAGCGAGCCGTAGCGTCCCGGCACACCGGAGACGGAAATCAGCACGCTGAACAGGCCGAGCAACATGGTCATCGGAAAGCCGAGTGCGTAAACGTTCAGGCTGGGGGCGGCGCGGTTCATGACACCAAAACTGATGTTGGCCAGCAGCATCGAGACGATGGCAGGCAGCGCCAACGCGAGCGCCGCCGAGAACATCCAACTGAAAATGTTGACGATGCCTTGCAGCGACAACATGGTGATCCCGGAGCCGACCGGCCACACGGTAAAGCTCTGGATCAGTACATCAATCACCACTAAGTGACCTTCCAATGCCAGAAACAGCAGGGTGGTGAACACCAGAAAAATGCGGCCGAGAATGGCGACGGACAGGCCGTTCACCGGGTCGTTCATCATCGCCATGCCAAGACCCATTTGCAGCGAAACAATCTGGCCGAGCATGGTAAACACGGTGAACA
It contains:
- a CDS encoding flagellar hook-length control protein FliK, with translation MQAMTSSSNYSAASYASPGKASQAGSSSASGKSDAAPDIHQARSFGDADASRAASFTLGQPARSLPSFSDEQPEPELTTQHQDEQDELTALVALLNANQPIPTQAQLVKGFAESHSVSGVKTANTVAAQNPSANSAALSATGQSAAGLLNAQSAPSITESQPVATKAAVTLDSALNAALNQVINPASGAASNGQAQTQVNAPSAATTVVNAPEWASVRIDSQAGKWGEQMLQVLHDRVTLQAQQNLQEAKIRLDPPDLGKLDLVVRVEGDRLSVQINANAAATREALMQVSDRLRAELQSQNFVHVDVNVGSDQGGQRQSSSQDDAAASTIFAARDSADEPFTSSLSEHWLSTHA
- the fliS gene encoding flagellar export chaperone FliS, which translates into the protein MLMDSGYDSYQQVDLDAQAAAATPHQLVVMLIDGLLNEIERIRGHISVGRLAEKGAGINKCMNILIGLDSALDMESGGELAANLHQLYDFCQVELYQASVQNDVERLSTVETVMGNIKEGWMNFGQYA
- the fliD gene encoding flagellar filament capping protein FliD; this encodes MSSLDPITMATQLATYDVQPFQQRLNTQSSQYQSQLTALGKVETALRAFRTAITEMNSSTSSIVKNSATVSQEGYFSATADANALAGSYQVFVEQVATAHQVSASMPANLDSTTQVPTTGTMDFTINGTTMTLDLSTLDSDGDGIATVADLVSAINNDSNNPGVNATLVRSNGQTYFMLSSTETGVANSVNVSVSGTGQTWFEDAFTNLNEISAPQDAVIWLGAQGTGLQLTNSSNTFEGVINGVDLTVTKAQTSGEAPLSLSVGADQEGTKEQMNKIIEAYNSLMKTIDSYTSIGGEDSQRGVLASDPTIRSIESQLKTLVRGEFEGMRLSDLGIEISRDGTMKIDADKFEEAQTTNTAALESFFNGDGNLLDSLDSLLDPYLQFSNGLFKSRKDALQQNISRIEDKQTALERKYDMAYDRYLKQFTQMNQLITKMNQTMSMFG
- the lafA gene encoding lateral flagellin LafA; this translates as MALSMHTNYASLVTQNTLNSTNNLMTTAMERLSTGLRINSAADDAAGLTIANKLEAQTRGMSVAMRNSQDAISMLQTADGALEELTNIAYRMKDLATQGANGTNGTTELAALDSEYQELEAEATRILTQTTYGAGQQLLQGGKLAAAVDFQIGASAAETLTVDISTNLAAVDFTTTGALTTNAASNAEITVIDGLFDTINTVRSTLGANINRLDHTINNLANVSENTAAAKGRITDADFAVESSNMTKNQMLMQAGTTVLSQTNQIPGMAISLLR
- a CDS encoding EAL domain-containing protein, which codes for MANLSSHQALYHYLRDLIEQHIVTEDDALVFDAFQRNDIRHACQAIREAQSGEVEYQHLTLRFGSQGEQSVYQFELSEPMAFCLDLYSLYLALRQSRFQMETFHPDLISNVVVPIRADALLWPAGALFLDQILQFHRAAFAHVVPSVQINFANPLHPGLDELVEQVRENAYALWFELYTAAENFEQIARYKPDMLKLAVSLENKEDRSAFLPIVRFLRQHRFKWVAGRVASQTELNQYKLLGASYYFGYFSDIPTSLSFKTFDEADNDSW
- the flhA gene encoding flagellar biosynthesis protein FlhA, which encodes MLNRLKQWQNSGKGYLGIPIVLLMVLAMVILPLPPLLLDALFTFNIVLAILVLLVSTTAKRPLDFSIFPTILLVATLLRLTLNVASTRIVLLEGHNGGDAAGKVIQAFGEVVIGGNYVVGMVVFIILMIINFVVITKGGERISEVSARFTLDALPGKQMAIDADLNAGLIDQDTARDRRREVANEADFHGSMDGASKFVRGDAVAGLMILFINIIGGISIGVFEHGLPASEAFKTYALLTIGDGLVAQIPSLLLATAAAIIVTRINDSDNDMSQTMHKQLLATPATLFTVAGIMVVMGIVPGMPHLAFFTFAAALAFAGWRQAKSPVVDTSLDEVEAISQAMQNEGDAPLSWEDIPHVQTLSLALGYRLVHLVNKDHGAPLTQRIRGVRRNLSEQVGFLLPEVAIRDNLSLKPNQYTISLNGELVEQGFIEPDRLMAIAVGETYGDIDGILGSDPAYNLPAVWIEHPQKARALNMGYQVVDDATVVATHISKVMKTHLAELFNHDDVDAMNQRLTAQAPKLAEALAAALRPAQQLKVYRQLLLDQVPLKDIRTIANTMLESSENTKDPILLAADVRCALRRTLINLLAGQKNEIPVYALSDELEQMLMTSLHQAQASGSVMLDSFPVEPNILGQFQQNLPLIKQQLKQQGMAPILLVMPQLRPLIARYARTFSHGLAVLSYNEIPENKQINVVGNLG
- the flhB gene encoding flagellar biosynthesis protein FlhB, with protein sequence MSDQASSQDKTEKASPQKVKKAREQGQIPRAKEFTTAVIFLAVAIYFYAQLPAIWQSIAGVFRYNLSLTRADLDNPMQMIEQLGHSLGMVIELLMPMFLVIIVVTLASSMILGGWLFRPANLLPKLSKLNPISGISRIFSTRSLVELVKSTLKVSVIFAVLYGYLDNHLQPMLGMQGLPLNQGFILIMKILFEGLLLMGFALLVFGVIDIPYQRWEHLKELKMTKQELKEEYKNNEGRPEIKQRIRQIQQQFARRRIDKMVPKADVVIVNPTHYAVALKYDPALSDAPFVVAKGVDETALHIQRLARDNQVEIIHSPPLTRSIYYTTAIEQAVPSQLYVAVAHILTYVLQLKAFRSGSGEQPLPLPHFSIPKHLQH
- the fliR gene encoding flagellar biosynthetic protein FliR; protein product: MELSFAEISSWLGQLWWPFFRIGAVFVSMPFFGDLLIPVWVRSLLALSITVITAPLMPAMPAVDLMSMTSLFLAFEQAVWGLMFGLILHMLFTVFTMLGQIVSLQMGLGMAMMNDPVNGLSVAILGRIFLVFTTLLFLALEGHLVVIDVLIQSFTVWPVGSGITMLSLQGIVNIFSWMFSAALALALPAIVSMLLANISFGVMNRAAPSLNVYALGFPMTMLLGLFSVLISVSGVPGRYGSLVHDTLRFLHQFMAGGA